In one window of Skermanella rosea DNA:
- a CDS encoding DUF4412 domain-containing protein produces MTSVQEATQVEYGPIDAALFSPPADWPVQPAIE; encoded by the coding sequence ATGACATCCGTTCAGGAGGCGACGCAGGTCGAGTATGGCCCGATCGACGCGGCGCTGTTCTCGCCGCCGGCGGACTGGCCGGTGCAACCCGCCATCGAGTAG
- a CDS encoding terminase small subunit, producing MSAPAPAEPTPKPRPAASSRPLLTPRQEAFCHAMAGGVGGAEAARQAGYSGNGAKQRGAFLMRQPEIRVRIDEIRAARRADHQARLDQADRQVARIIEDALETKRLGVALRAVEFGLKLCGVIQDKRITHHYNGCLDNRPHPDADLEQLAADPEEELDPLRFRPGSTREPAAEETGDAAMMTDDDLSAPSVPSTLSELSAPAPAKPAEPAPQASPEPGAPRSAAARPAAPSGKMTDDDLAREIELLTSDLSALLGSTSLAGSVPAFGRPRASFPPPSRAAPIPPSARSPPQGRAWRTVSAADRLSPPPDA from the coding sequence ATGTCCGCCCCAGCCCCCGCCGAACCCACCCCCAAGCCCCGGCCGGCCGCATCCTCCCGGCCGCTGCTGACCCCGCGCCAGGAAGCTTTCTGCCACGCCATGGCCGGCGGCGTCGGCGGGGCGGAGGCGGCGCGGCAGGCGGGCTATTCGGGGAACGGCGCCAAGCAGCGGGGCGCCTTCCTGATGCGCCAGCCGGAAATCCGGGTGCGGATCGACGAGATCCGGGCAGCCCGGAGGGCAGACCATCAGGCGCGCCTCGACCAAGCTGACCGGCAAGTGGCCCGCATTATCGAAGACGCCCTGGAGACGAAGCGCCTGGGGGTGGCGCTCCGCGCCGTCGAGTTCGGCCTGAAGCTGTGCGGTGTCATCCAGGACAAGCGGATCACCCACCATTATAACGGCTGCCTCGACAACCGGCCCCATCCCGACGCCGATCTGGAACAACTCGCCGCCGACCCGGAGGAGGAACTCGACCCCCTCCGCTTCCGTCCCGGCTCCACGCGGGAACCCGCGGCGGAGGAGACCGGCGACGCCGCCATGATGACCGATGATGACCTTTCGGCACCTTCCGTACCGTCCACGCTCTCCGAGCTTTCCGCGCCCGCTCCGGCGAAGCCCGCCGAACCGGCACCGCAGGCGTCCCCGGAGCCCGGCGCGCCCCGATCCGCAGCCGCGCGGCCAGCGGCGCCGTCCGGAAAGATGACCGATGATGACCTTGCGCGGGAGATTGAACTATTGACCTCCGACCTGTCCGCGCTCCTCGGCTCGACGTCGCTGGCCGGCTCCGTCCCGGCGTTCGGCCGGCCCCGGGCGTCGTTTCCGCCGCCAAGCCGGGCAGCGCCCATCCCACCCTCCGCGCGCTCGCCGCCGCAGGGCCGAGCTTGGCGGACAGTCTCTGCGGCTGACCGGCTTTCCCCGCCACCAGACGCGTGA
- a CDS encoding serine protease, whose product MTPATTGLPKPPDLPEMVDDVLDAARNLDAARLDEAAETLVAHLRRQSDPPAMPLVKRVLGELRRWRHFGTLQRFADAMIRMGCDSHLVYRQYAQALIDRGELIPALDLLKRLEERARNDGDEYPETCGLLGRTYKQIFVEARGSRLGMGESALSQAVTWYNRIYEADAERVWHGVNVVALLRRAERDGIRVPDAPDAAQMAARIRDHIGQCWAEELPAWDYATAAEACIALEDWPGAERWLGKYLAAQDVDAFAIAGTLRQLTEVWDLGAYGGRGGALLHVLRAELLRRENGRISLSPDQVKGMQAADPSAFELVLGSSGAATYRWMCEGIARARAVAKIQSLDGKGQGTGFLLRGSDLHESLGDEKFLLTNSHVVTDDPMEPKALRCDEAEISFEALAEPNFSAPRYSVTEMVWSSPPEDLDAALLRLDAVPRGVEPCPVSTNLPSLVEGQRVYIIGYPRGSDLSFSIQDNELLDHEGQPHGRPSRHGRCLLHYRAPTEPGSSGSPVFSAQGWRVVGLHRAGFERTGKLNGKPGAYAANEGVWIQSIRADVERFVKAGHLRR is encoded by the coding sequence ATGACCCCAGCGACAACCGGGCTTCCCAAACCGCCGGACCTGCCGGAAATGGTCGATGACGTCCTCGACGCGGCCCGCAACCTGGATGCCGCACGGCTGGACGAGGCGGCCGAGACCCTGGTCGCCCATCTGCGGCGCCAGTCGGACCCGCCGGCCATGCCCCTCGTCAAGAGGGTTCTCGGGGAACTGCGGCGCTGGCGGCACTTCGGCACCCTGCAAAGGTTCGCCGACGCGATGATCCGGATGGGCTGCGACTCGCACCTCGTATACCGCCAATACGCCCAGGCTCTGATCGACCGGGGGGAACTCATCCCCGCCCTTGATCTGCTGAAACGGCTGGAGGAGCGCGCCCGGAACGACGGGGACGAGTATCCGGAGACATGCGGACTGCTCGGCCGCACCTACAAGCAGATCTTCGTCGAGGCCCGGGGCAGCCGGCTGGGCATGGGCGAGTCGGCGCTGAGTCAGGCCGTCACATGGTACAACAGGATCTACGAGGCCGACGCGGAGCGGGTCTGGCACGGCGTCAACGTGGTCGCCCTGCTGCGCCGCGCCGAGCGCGACGGCATCCGGGTCCCGGACGCGCCCGACGCCGCGCAGATGGCCGCCCGCATCAGGGACCATATCGGCCAGTGCTGGGCGGAGGAACTGCCCGCCTGGGACTACGCCACCGCCGCCGAGGCCTGCATCGCGCTGGAGGACTGGCCCGGGGCGGAACGCTGGCTCGGCAAGTACCTGGCCGCGCAGGACGTGGACGCCTTCGCCATCGCCGGCACCCTGCGCCAGCTCACCGAGGTATGGGACCTCGGGGCCTATGGCGGGCGAGGCGGCGCGCTGCTCCATGTGCTCCGGGCCGAACTGCTCCGGCGCGAGAACGGCCGCATCAGCCTCTCGCCCGATCAGGTGAAGGGAATGCAGGCGGCCGATCCGAGCGCCTTCGAGCTGGTCCTGGGCAGCAGCGGTGCCGCCACCTATCGCTGGATGTGCGAGGGGATCGCGCGCGCGCGGGCGGTCGCCAAGATACAATCCCTTGATGGAAAGGGACAGGGGACCGGCTTCCTGCTGCGCGGTAGCGACCTGCACGAGTCCCTCGGCGACGAGAAGTTCCTGCTGACCAACTCCCACGTGGTGACCGACGATCCCATGGAACCGAAAGCCTTGAGGTGCGACGAGGCGGAAATCAGTTTCGAGGCCCTGGCCGAGCCCAATTTCTCCGCTCCGCGGTACAGCGTGACCGAAATGGTCTGGAGTTCACCTCCCGAGGATCTGGACGCCGCCCTGCTTCGTCTGGACGCGGTGCCGCGCGGGGTCGAGCCCTGTCCTGTCTCGACGAATCTGCCATCCCTGGTGGAAGGCCAGCGGGTCTACATCATCGGCTATCCCCGGGGAAGCGACCTGAGCTTCTCCATTCAGGACAACGAACTGCTCGATCACGAGGGGCAGCCTCACGGGCGCCCCAGCCGGCATGGCCGCTGCCTGCTGCATTACCGTGCCCCCACGGAACCCGGCAGTTCCGGCAGCCCGGTATTCTCCGCGCAGGGCTGGAGAGTCGTGGGGCTGCACCGTGCCGGCTTCGAGAGGACGGGCAAGCTGAACGGAAAGCCCGGTGCCTATGCCGCGAACGAAGGGGTCTGGATACAGTCGATCCGCGCAGACGTGGAAAGGTTTGTGAAAGCAGGGCATCTGCGCCGGTAG
- a CDS encoding LysR substrate-binding domain-containing protein — protein MQEHIRRPAARIGRTLKLRVRMGGFDAVCRLVTQGVGLGVVPEMAARRSAANLPIRVIGLTDAWALHHLMICLRRFDQLSPGLRLLVKVLGHVGTDADFGGSRDGHPRWPPL, from the coding sequence TTGCAGGAGCATATCCGCCGCCCCGCGGCACGCATAGGGCGGACGCTGAAACTGCGCGTCCGGATGGGCGGCTTCGATGCGGTCTGCCGACTGGTGACCCAGGGTGTCGGCCTTGGCGTGGTGCCGGAGATGGCGGCGCGGCGGAGCGCGGCGAACCTGCCGATCCGGGTGATCGGTCTGACGGACGCATGGGCGCTGCACCACCTGATGATCTGCTTGCGCCGGTTCGACCAGCTTTCGCCGGGGTTGCGGCTGCTGGTGAAGGTGTTGGGGCATGTGGGGACTGACGCGGATTTTGGCGGAAGCCGGGATGGTCATCCGAGATGGCCGCCGCTTTGA
- a CDS encoding sulfite exporter TauE/SafE family protein: protein MFTTTITIIAAIAFLIAGFVKGVIGLGLPTVAIGLLGLVMPPAEAAALLVVPSLVTNVWQLAAGPSFRTLFRRLWPMLVGICIGTWAATLAGAGLMAGGEADHAAAALGVALLAYACFGLSRARFTVPHGVEGRFSLLVGAATGAVTAATGVFVIPAVPWLQALELRRDDLVQALGLSFLTSTVAMAAGLAEGGAFDGAVAGASLLALVPALAGMALGQRVRTLVRPETFRRCFFLGLLALGGHLALRPLL from the coding sequence ATGTTCACCACCACCATCACCATCATCGCCGCCATCGCCTTCCTGATCGCCGGCTTCGTGAAGGGAGTCATCGGGCTCGGCCTGCCGACGGTCGCCATCGGCCTGCTCGGTCTGGTCATGCCGCCCGCCGAAGCCGCGGCGTTGCTGGTGGTGCCGTCCCTGGTGACCAACGTCTGGCAACTGGCGGCGGGTCCCAGCTTCAGGACGCTGTTTCGGCGGCTCTGGCCGATGCTGGTCGGCATCTGCATCGGGACCTGGGCCGCGACCCTGGCCGGCGCGGGGCTGATGGCCGGCGGGGAAGCGGACCATGCGGCCGCCGCGCTGGGCGTCGCCCTGCTGGCCTATGCGTGCTTCGGGCTTTCCCGGGCGCGGTTCACGGTTCCCCACGGGGTGGAAGGGCGGTTCTCGCTCCTGGTCGGCGCCGCCACCGGCGCGGTCACCGCCGCCACCGGCGTGTTCGTGATCCCGGCGGTCCCGTGGCTCCAGGCGCTGGAGCTTCGTCGGGACGATCTGGTCCAGGCGCTCGGCCTGTCCTTCCTGACCTCCACGGTCGCGATGGCGGCGGGGCTGGCGGAAGGCGGCGCGTTCGACGGGGCCGTGGCCGGAGCGTCGCTGCTGGCCCTGGTCCCGGCGCTTGCCGGAATGGCCCTCGGCCAGCGAGTGCGGACCCTTGTGCGGCCCGAAACCTTCCGGCGCTGCTTCTTCCTGGGACTGCTGGCGCTGGGCGGGCATCTGGCCTTGCGACCGCTGCTTTGA
- a CDS encoding D-amino acid dehydrogenase gives MRHIAVIGAGITGVTTAYALAGKGYAVTVFDRQRYAAMETSFANGGQLSASNAEVWNHWSTVVKGLAWMLKSDAPLLMNPSPNWHKYSWMAEFVGNIRHYRANTVATTRLAIEARRHLFAMAEKERIDFDLETRGILHFYRDRQGFEHAARVNEMLVEGGLDRRPVTPEEIRAIEPALPGDFHGGFFTPSDATGDIHKFTRGLAKACVRYGVRFVHDAAVERIEHVDTGVKVVWSGADGTGRASRDEMVADGVVICAGVASRKFAAMVGDRVNIYPVKGYSITVHLDDDASRAAAPWVSLLDDKAKIVTSRLGRDRLRVAGTAEFNGENRDIRADRIRPLVDWTRGLFPQVDTGRVEPWSGLRPMMPDMMPRVGAGRRPGVFYNTGHGHLGWTLSAATAQVVAEKIALALPADPPVLETRTAA, from the coding sequence ATGCGCCACATCGCCGTCATCGGCGCCGGTATCACCGGCGTGACCACCGCCTACGCCCTCGCCGGCAAGGGCTACGCCGTCACCGTGTTCGACCGTCAGCGCTACGCCGCGATGGAAACCTCGTTCGCCAACGGCGGCCAGCTTTCCGCCAGCAACGCGGAGGTCTGGAACCACTGGTCCACGGTCGTCAAGGGCCTCGCCTGGATGCTGAAAAGCGACGCGCCGCTCCTGATGAACCCGTCGCCCAACTGGCACAAATACTCGTGGATGGCCGAGTTCGTCGGCAACATCCGCCACTACCGCGCCAACACGGTCGCGACCACCCGCCTCGCCATCGAAGCGCGGCGCCACCTGTTCGCCATGGCGGAGAAGGAGCGCATCGACTTCGACCTGGAGACCCGCGGCATCCTGCACTTCTACCGCGACCGCCAGGGCTTCGAGCATGCGGCCCGCGTCAACGAAATGCTGGTCGAGGGTGGGCTGGACCGGCGCCCGGTGACTCCGGAGGAGATCCGCGCCATCGAGCCGGCGCTGCCCGGCGACTTCCACGGCGGCTTCTTCACCCCGTCGGACGCCACCGGCGACATCCACAAGTTCACCCGCGGCCTTGCCAAGGCGTGCGTCCGCTACGGCGTCCGCTTCGTCCACGATGCCGCGGTGGAGCGGATCGAGCACGTGGACACCGGCGTCAAGGTCGTCTGGTCCGGCGCCGACGGGACGGGCCGCGCGTCCCGCGACGAGATGGTGGCCGACGGCGTCGTCATCTGCGCCGGCGTCGCCAGCCGGAAGTTCGCCGCCATGGTCGGCGACCGGGTGAACATCTATCCGGTCAAGGGCTACTCGATCACCGTCCATCTCGACGACGACGCCAGCCGCGCGGCGGCCCCCTGGGTCAGCCTGCTGGACGACAAGGCCAAGATCGTCACCAGCCGGCTGGGGCGCGACCGCCTGCGCGTCGCCGGCACGGCGGAGTTCAACGGCGAGAACCGCGACATCCGCGCCGACCGGATCCGGCCGCTGGTCGACTGGACCCGGGGCCTGTTCCCGCAGGTCGATACCGGGAGGGTCGAGCCGTGGAGCGGCCTCCGCCCCATGATGCCGGACATGATGCCGCGCGTCGGCGCGGGACGGCGGCCGGGGGTCTTCTACAACACCGGCCACGGCCATCTCGGCTGGACGCTCTCCGCGGCCACCGCGCAGGTCGTCGCCGAGAAGATCGCCCTCGCCCTGCCGGCCGATCCGCCCGTCCTGGAGACCCGGACGGCCGCCTGA
- a CDS encoding HVO_A0114 family putative DNA-binding protein: MSTLEIHVGVDLAREAGSIKDALRRHEAGEAVQEAHITFESWEGLTQVLTSKRLEILRHLHRNPETSIRSLSKALNRDYKNVHQDVTALISAGLIDDHDGLRAEYDSIEMKMAL; the protein is encoded by the coding sequence GTGAGCACGCTGGAGATTCATGTCGGGGTCGATCTCGCGCGGGAGGCTGGCTCGATCAAGGATGCCCTACGCCGGCATGAAGCTGGGGAAGCGGTTCAAGAGGCTCATATCACTTTCGAGTCCTGGGAGGGACTGACGCAGGTTCTGACCAGCAAGCGTCTGGAAATCCTGCGGCATCTTCACCGCAACCCGGAAACCAGCATCCGGAGCCTGTCGAAGGCGCTCAACCGTGACTACAAGAATGTCCATCAGGATGTCACGGCGCTGATCTCGGCCGGTCTGATCGATGATCATGACGGGTTGCGCGCCGAGTACGACTCTATCGAGATGAAGATGGCACTTTGA
- a CDS encoding type II toxin-antitoxin system HicA family toxin: MKRLMDDGWYEANQVGSHKKFKHPTKPGFVTVAHPAKDYPPKTLRSMETQAGIKLR, from the coding sequence ATAAAACGCCTGATGGACGATGGCTGGTACGAGGCCAATCAGGTCGGGAGCCATAAGAAGTTCAAGCATCCGACCAAGCCTGGATTCGTGACGGTGGCCCATCCGGCAAAAGACTATCCCCCGAAAACGCTGAGATCGATGGAGACGCAGGCAGGGATCAAGCTCCGGTGA
- a CDS encoding DUF1206 domain-containing protein, translated as MGNLGRFESLARLGYGARGVVYVLVGWFAMMAAIGAGQLTDTKGVLREILQQPFGKALLAVVALGLVGHAVWRVAQAWFDLDGHGTKAKGLVVRSGLLASGAIHVSLAVFAVSLVLGWQGPGSGGGGDGAQDWTAWLLSQPFGRWLVGAVGLAVLGAAAGHFVKAWKATFRRFLRADPKAMEMICPIGRIGLGAKGVVFVIIGIFFLTAAWQSDSSESGGLGKALQMLQEQPYGAWVLGIVAIGLFAFGIYSVIEGVYRRIDCPAVLARFNVPA; from the coding sequence ATGGGCAACCTGGGTCGTTTCGAGTCCCTGGCGCGTCTCGGCTACGGCGCCCGCGGCGTCGTCTACGTGCTGGTCGGCTGGTTCGCCATGATGGCCGCGATCGGGGCCGGCCAGCTGACCGACACGAAGGGCGTGCTGCGCGAGATCCTGCAGCAGCCCTTCGGCAAGGCGCTGCTGGCGGTCGTGGCACTCGGGCTGGTCGGCCACGCGGTCTGGCGGGTCGCCCAGGCATGGTTCGACCTGGACGGGCACGGTACCAAGGCCAAGGGGCTGGTGGTGCGGAGCGGCCTCCTGGCGAGCGGGGCCATCCATGTCTCGCTCGCCGTCTTCGCGGTCTCCCTGGTGCTCGGCTGGCAGGGGCCGGGATCGGGAGGCGGCGGCGACGGAGCCCAGGACTGGACCGCCTGGCTGCTGTCCCAGCCCTTCGGCCGCTGGCTGGTGGGCGCCGTCGGCCTCGCCGTCCTGGGGGCCGCCGCCGGGCATTTCGTGAAGGCCTGGAAGGCGACCTTCCGCCGCTTTCTGCGGGCCGACCCGAAGGCGATGGAGATGATCTGCCCGATCGGCCGGATCGGCCTCGGCGCCAAGGGCGTCGTCTTCGTGATCATCGGCATCTTCTTCCTGACCGCCGCCTGGCAGTCCGACTCGTCCGAATCGGGCGGGCTCGGCAAGGCGCTGCAGATGCTCCAGGAGCAGCCCTACGGCGCGTGGGTGCTCGGCATTGTCGCCATCGGCCTGTTCGCCTTCGGCATCTACAGCGTGATCGAGGGAGTCTACCGCCGGATCGACTGTCCGGCGGTGCTCGCCCGCTTCAACGTCCCGGCCTAG
- a CDS encoding LysR substrate-binding domain-containing protein codes for MRFDLTDLRLFLRVAESSNITRGAEQAGLALASASARIRAMEEELGVPLLERGRRGVRTTPAGQALAFHARTVLEQMERMRGELGAYARGLKGHVRLWANSAAVAEFLPDPLAGFLAANPHIDIDLDEKPSPRIVEGVAEGLADIGIVADGVDVGDLETRPFRIDRLVVVAPPDHPAAAFRQVAFREIVDAEFVGLGRHSALQEHIRCHAARMGRTLKLRVRMGGFDAVCRLVAQGVGLGVVPEMAVRRCAANLPIRVIGLTDAWALRHLTICLRRFDQLSPQARLLVEALGVCGD; via the coding sequence ATGCGCTTCGACCTGACGGACCTTCGCTTGTTCCTGCGGGTCGCGGAGTCCTCCAACATCACGAGGGGGGCCGAACAGGCCGGTCTGGCCCTGGCGTCTGCCAGCGCCCGAATCCGCGCGATGGAGGAGGAGCTGGGGGTTCCGCTGCTCGAACGCGGGCGGCGCGGCGTGCGGACGACGCCCGCCGGCCAAGCGCTCGCTTTCCATGCCCGGACGGTGCTGGAGCAGATGGAGCGGATGCGGGGAGAGCTGGGCGCCTACGCGCGCGGGCTGAAGGGGCATGTGCGGCTGTGGGCGAATTCCGCCGCCGTGGCCGAGTTCCTGCCCGATCCGCTGGCGGGCTTCCTTGCCGCCAACCCGCATATCGACATCGACCTGGACGAGAAGCCGAGCCCCCGGATCGTCGAGGGCGTCGCGGAAGGCTTGGCGGATATCGGCATCGTCGCGGACGGCGTCGATGTCGGAGATCTGGAGACCCGCCCGTTCCGGATCGACCGGCTGGTGGTCGTGGCCCCTCCCGACCATCCGGCCGCCGCGTTTCGGCAAGTGGCATTCCGCGAGATCGTGGACGCGGAGTTCGTCGGCCTGGGCCGGCACAGCGCCTTGCAGGAGCATATCCGGTGCCACGCGGCGCGCATGGGGCGGACGCTGAAACTGCGCGTCCGGATGGGCGGCTTCGATGCGGTCTGCCGACTGGTGGCCCAGGGCGTCGGACTTGGCGTGGTGCCGGAGATGGCGGTGCGGCGGTGCGCGGCGAACCTGCCGATCCGGGTGATCGGCCTGACGGATGCGTGGGCGCTGCGGCACCTGACGATCTGCCTGCGCCGGTTCGACCAGCTTTCCCCGCAGGCACGGTTGCTGGTGGAGGCGTTGGGGGTGTGTGGGGACTGA
- a CDS encoding type II toxin-antitoxin system HicB family antitoxin, which translates to MSVRYFPAIVEQGSDGFYVSFPDVPGCVSHGATLEELAANAEAALALHLAESAEDGRDLPVPSALGDTPVDPDEPEVCRLLVRAELPGKSVRINISMDEGLLTAIDAEAKRRDTSRSGFLSAAARRELGR; encoded by the coding sequence ATGTCTGTCAGGTACTTCCCCGCAATTGTCGAACAAGGCAGCGACGGGTTCTATGTATCGTTCCCAGACGTGCCCGGTTGTGTCTCGCACGGTGCCACGCTGGAGGAGTTGGCGGCCAACGCCGAAGCGGCTCTTGCCCTGCACCTAGCGGAGAGCGCCGAGGATGGCCGGGACCTTCCGGTACCTTCGGCGCTGGGCGATACTCCGGTCGATCCGGACGAACCCGAGGTATGCCGTCTGCTGGTGCGCGCCGAACTGCCCGGCAAGTCGGTCCGGATCAATATCAGCATGGACGAGGGCCTGCTTACAGCCATCGACGCGGAGGCGAAGCGGCGCGATACCTCGCGGTCGGGGTTCCTGTCGGCTGCGGCCCGCCGCGAACTCGGTCGCTGA
- a CDS encoding alanine/glycine:cation symporter family protein, whose amino-acid sequence MEAFTESLNALNGVVWGVPMLVLILGTGLFLQVRLKLMPLAKIGYGVRLVWQGRKAGSAEDGEISPFAALMTALAATVGTGNIAGVATAIALGGPGALFWMWCTALVGMATKYAEVLLAVHYREVDEKGEHVGGPMYAIKNGLGPRWRWLGVAFALTAGFAGFGIGNMVQANAIAGVAENTFGVPVWLTGIVLTVVTGAVILGGIKRIGRVAEALVPAMCVSYVLCALFVLVVFADRLPEAISLVFTHAFTPVAASGGFAGAAVWAAMRYGVARGIFSNEAGLGTAGIAQAAGTTRSPVRSALVGMMGTFIDTIIVCTMTGLAIVVSGVWNSGESGAVLSSSAFEAAMPGIGQYLLSVELAVFAFTTILGWSYYGEKCWEFLVGTKSAKPYRICWTLAVFLGAVAQLDLVWLIADTLNAFMAIPNLISLLLLSPVIVKLSREYFAREGNGRLVAAE is encoded by the coding sequence GTGGAAGCTTTCACCGAAAGCCTCAACGCCTTGAACGGCGTTGTCTGGGGTGTCCCCATGCTGGTGCTGATCCTGGGCACCGGCTTGTTCCTGCAAGTGCGGCTCAAGCTGATGCCGCTCGCCAAGATCGGCTACGGCGTCCGGCTCGTCTGGCAGGGCCGCAAGGCGGGCTCGGCGGAGGACGGCGAGATCAGCCCCTTTGCGGCCCTGATGACGGCGCTGGCCGCGACGGTCGGCACCGGCAACATCGCGGGCGTCGCGACCGCCATAGCCCTCGGCGGCCCGGGCGCCCTGTTCTGGATGTGGTGCACCGCGCTGGTCGGCATGGCGACCAAGTACGCCGAGGTCCTTCTGGCCGTCCATTACCGCGAGGTGGACGAAAAGGGCGAGCATGTCGGCGGGCCGATGTACGCGATCAAGAACGGCCTCGGCCCGCGCTGGCGCTGGCTGGGCGTGGCCTTCGCGCTGACCGCCGGCTTCGCCGGCTTCGGCATCGGCAACATGGTGCAGGCCAACGCCATCGCCGGGGTCGCGGAGAACACCTTCGGCGTGCCGGTCTGGCTTACCGGCATCGTGCTGACCGTCGTCACCGGCGCCGTCATCCTGGGCGGCATCAAGCGGATCGGCCGGGTGGCGGAGGCGCTGGTCCCGGCCATGTGCGTCAGCTACGTGCTCTGCGCCCTGTTCGTCCTGGTGGTCTTCGCCGACCGGCTGCCCGAGGCGATCTCCCTGGTGTTCACCCACGCCTTCACCCCGGTCGCGGCCAGCGGCGGCTTCGCCGGCGCCGCGGTCTGGGCGGCCATGCGCTACGGCGTCGCCCGCGGCATCTTCTCCAACGAGGCGGGCCTCGGCACCGCCGGCATCGCCCAGGCGGCCGGCACCACCCGCAGCCCGGTCCGCTCGGCCCTGGTCGGCATGATGGGCACCTTCATCGACACCATCATCGTCTGCACCATGACCGGCTTGGCGATCGTCGTGTCCGGCGTCTGGAACAGCGGCGAGTCCGGGGCGGTGCTCTCCTCGTCGGCGTTCGAGGCCGCGATGCCGGGGATCGGCCAGTACCTCCTGTCGGTCGAGCTCGCCGTCTTCGCCTTCACCACCATCCTGGGCTGGTCCTACTACGGCGAGAAATGCTGGGAATTCCTGGTCGGCACCAAGTCCGCCAAGCCCTACCGGATCTGCTGGACTCTGGCGGTGTTCCTCGGCGCCGTGGCGCAGCTCGACCTCGTCTGGCTGATCGCGGACACGCTGAACGCCTTCATGGCGATCCCCAACCTGATCTCGCTGCTGCTGCTGTCGCCCGTGATCGTCAAGTTGAGCCGCGAATACTTCGCGCGGGAAGGCAACGGCAGGCTGGTCGCCGCGGAGTAA
- a CDS encoding toxin-antitoxin system TumE family protein yields the protein MSKARPLIDRKVIYDDGGILQIRIWSVPSPVMASRHKYKYSLFYGRDGVRLVGYDNERGKGDHKHIREDELSYPFTDLDRMIDDFMADVTAIREGKL from the coding sequence ATGAGCAAGGCGCGCCCCTTGATCGACCGCAAGGTCATCTATGACGACGGTGGGATCCTTCAAATCCGGATCTGGTCGGTGCCGTCGCCGGTCATGGCCAGCCGGCACAAATACAAATACAGCCTGTTTTATGGCCGCGATGGTGTGCGGCTGGTCGGTTACGACAATGAGCGGGGCAAGGGCGATCACAAACACATCCGCGAAGATGAATTGTCTTATCCATTCACGGATCTCGACAGGATGATTGATGATTTCATGGCCGATGTGACTGCGATACGGGAGGGAAAGCTGTGA